A single genomic interval of Antarcticibacterium arcticum harbors:
- a CDS encoding BLUF domain-containing protein yields MRYAICYVSTAKADLEKPEVENLLDYTSNFNNSHDIRGVLLYSEGNFFQILEGDKKFVLELFDQIQKDNRHHNIIQVLGKDLKQGAFDGFKAEIVTSRNKYDYELVKEYMEQVEGLDPQTQQTVKRILEVFIDTR; encoded by the coding sequence ATGAGATACGCAATTTGCTATGTGAGCACTGCCAAGGCCGATTTAGAAAAACCGGAAGTTGAAAACCTCCTGGATTACACCTCGAATTTCAATAACAGCCACGACATAAGAGGAGTGCTGTTATATTCTGAAGGAAATTTTTTCCAGATCCTGGAAGGGGATAAAAAGTTTGTGCTGGAGCTATTTGATCAAATTCAAAAAGATAACCGGCACCATAATATCATACAGGTATTGGGAAAAGATTTGAAACAGGGGGCCTTTGACGGCTTTAAGGCAGAGATAGTGACTAGCAGGAATAAATACGACTACGAGCTGGTAAAGGAATATATGGAACAGGTAGAAGGGCTTGATCCTCAAACCCAACAAACGGTCAAAAGGATCCTGGAAGTTTTTATTGACACCCGTTAA
- a CDS encoding YpdA family putative bacillithiol disulfide reductase codes for MPIPTNQYDLIIIGGGPIGIACGLEAQKNNLNYLILEKGCLVNSLYHYPANMTFFSTSDKLELENIPFISNNPKPRKAEALEYYRRIATSNELNINLFEKVLSVKTPKKNEHSVTTTQGVYSSKNVVIATGFYDIPNYLNIPGEDLPKVAHYYNDPHYYAKQKVIVVGASNSAVDAALEIYRKGGEVTMIVRSPEIGERVKYWVRPDIVNRIEEGSIKTYFNTSLKEIKEKEVILNTMEGEITLQNDFVLLLTGYRPNFAFLKSIGIELSDDELLKPKYDPETMETNIPGIYLAGVICGGMETHKWFIENSRVHAGIIIRDILSR; via the coding sequence TTGCCAATTCCAACTAATCAATACGACCTTATAATTATTGGGGGCGGCCCCATTGGGATCGCCTGTGGGCTGGAAGCTCAAAAAAACAATCTTAACTACCTTATTCTGGAAAAAGGTTGCCTGGTAAATTCCTTGTACCATTACCCGGCAAACATGACCTTTTTTTCAACTTCAGATAAGCTGGAGCTGGAGAATATCCCTTTTATAAGTAACAACCCGAAACCACGGAAGGCCGAAGCACTGGAATATTACCGGCGCATCGCAACTTCCAATGAACTTAACATTAACCTCTTTGAAAAGGTGCTTTCGGTTAAAACCCCGAAAAAAAATGAGCATTCTGTTACCACCACACAGGGAGTCTATTCCTCGAAAAATGTTGTAATCGCTACCGGATTTTATGATATCCCCAATTATTTAAATATTCCGGGGGAGGATTTGCCCAAAGTGGCACATTATTATAATGATCCGCATTACTATGCAAAGCAGAAGGTAATAGTTGTAGGCGCCAGCAATTCGGCCGTAGATGCCGCCCTGGAGATCTACCGTAAAGGTGGTGAAGTTACCATGATTGTGCGAAGCCCCGAAATTGGTGAACGGGTGAAATACTGGGTGCGACCCGATATTGTGAACCGAATAGAAGAAGGTAGCATTAAGACTTATTTCAATACATCTTTGAAAGAGATAAAAGAAAAGGAAGTCATTTTAAATACTATGGAAGGAGAAATAACACTGCAAAATGATTTTGTTTTGCTTTTAACCGGTTACCGCCCAAATTTTGCTTTTTTGAAATCGATAGGAATTGAACTTTCAGACGATGAACTTTTGAAACCTAAGTACGATCCTGAAACTATGGAAACCAATATTCCCGGAATATATCTGGCCGGAGTAATTTGTGGCGGAATGGAAACCCACAAATGGTTCATTGAAAATTCCCGTGTACATGCGGGAATCATCATAAGAGATATCCTCTCCAGGTAG
- a CDS encoding phytoene desaturase family protein: MEKKYDAIITGSGSNGLAAAIYLQQQGLRTAIFEQASTPGGATRTEEKTLPGYRHDVGSAILPMGYASPFFRDLPLQEHGLEWIFPQIPYAHPFEDGTAYACYQNIEDTAAQLGEDRDAYITLFEELVKNWNKLEDDLLGPLGIPGHPLDFLKFGLKALPSAKMLANHYFKNEKTRVFFYGSAAHSTLPLTNIASASFGLVLTTMAHKYGWPFPKGGAQNFTNALVSYYKSLGGELHLNTRVKHLEELPPPGLISLT; encoded by the coding sequence ATGGAGAAAAAGTATGATGCTATTATAACCGGCAGCGGGTCCAATGGTCTCGCAGCCGCTATTTATTTGCAACAACAGGGGCTGAGAACCGCTATTTTTGAACAGGCTTCTACCCCCGGAGGTGCCACGAGGACCGAGGAGAAAACCCTGCCGGGATACCGGCATGATGTGGGATCGGCAATACTGCCTATGGGTTATGCCTCCCCATTTTTCAGGGATCTTCCCCTCCAGGAGCACGGGTTGGAATGGATATTCCCCCAAATACCGTATGCGCATCCTTTTGAGGATGGCACTGCATATGCCTGCTATCAAAATATTGAGGACACTGCTGCCCAGCTGGGAGAAGACCGTGATGCGTATATTACGCTATTTGAGGAGCTGGTAAAGAACTGGAATAAACTCGAGGATGATCTGCTCGGCCCATTGGGTATTCCGGGGCATCCCCTAGATTTCCTGAAATTTGGATTGAAGGCGCTGCCTTCAGCAAAAATGCTGGCCAATCATTATTTTAAAAATGAGAAGACCCGTGTCTTTTTCTATGGGTCGGCAGCCCACTCTACCCTGCCCCTAACCAATATTGCCTCCGCATCGTTTGGCCTGGTGCTCACCACCATGGCCCACAAATATGGGTGGCCTTTCCCTAAAGGAGGAGCGCAGAATTTTACCAATGCCCTGGTATCCTATTACAAATCTCTGGGTGGGGAGCTACATTTAAATACGCGTGTTAAACACCTGGAAGAACTTCCCCCTCCCGGGCTTATCTCTTTGACCTAA
- the rpe gene encoding ribulose-phosphate 3-epimerase — MSTKLIAPSVLAADFANLQRDIEMINNSEADWFHIDIMDGVFVPNISFGMPVLQAISKHATKTIDVHLMIVDPDRYIKEFASLGANILTVHYEACTHLHRSLQAIKAEGMKAGVAINPHTNVKLLKDLIQDIDLVCVMSVNPGYGGQSFIEATYDKVRQLKKMIEKKGAKTLIEIDGGVTDKNAAELVKAGADVLVAGSYVFKAADQPETIKGLKKLANSN; from the coding sequence ATGTCAACCAAACTTATTGCCCCATCTGTTCTTGCTGCCGATTTTGCCAACCTGCAACGCGATATTGAAATGATCAACAACTCTGAAGCCGATTGGTTTCACATTGATATCATGGACGGGGTCTTTGTACCAAACATATCATTTGGTATGCCGGTTTTGCAGGCTATTAGCAAGCATGCTACCAAGACCATAGATGTTCATTTAATGATCGTAGATCCGGACAGGTATATAAAAGAATTTGCAAGTCTTGGCGCGAATATCCTAACCGTACATTATGAAGCCTGCACCCATTTACACCGCAGCCTGCAGGCCATTAAGGCCGAAGGAATGAAGGCAGGTGTAGCTATTAATCCGCATACAAATGTTAAGTTATTGAAGGACCTTATTCAGGATATAGACCTGGTATGTGTTATGAGTGTGAATCCCGGATACGGTGGCCAAAGCTTTATTGAAGCAACATATGATAAGGTACGCCAGTTAAAAAAGATGATCGAAAAGAAGGGAGCAAAAACTTTGATCGAGATCGATGGTGGGGTTACCGATAAAAATGCGGCCGAACTTGTCAAGGCAGGGGCCGATGTGCTTGTGGCCGGGAGTTATGTATTTAAGGCAGCAGATCAACCTGAAACCATAAAAGGACTTAAAAAACTTGCCAATTCCAACTAA
- a CDS encoding SDR family oxidoreductase, protein MKMENNERTLVAGSTGSLGLEIVKLLREKNINVRALVLSENESSKVTPYTNDIFIGDASGGAEEIKGLTSGVTTVISALGKSVSLFTPSEDSFFETDYLANKTILEDAVKNGVKRFVYVSIKGADVEKDYSIAKAHKMFENELRASGLDYTILRPVGFFSGLNDLAILAKRKVIPVIGDGTAKTNSIHHKDLAKVVVSYRENGSDIIEVGGPNIYTRMEMAKMIENKIGGQIIKIPTPMAKIGAALPKIFSEGMHDKLDYFTFITTNDMIGEQNGSISFEEYLAGLDLNELP, encoded by the coding sequence ATGAAAATGGAAAATAATGAAAGAACACTGGTGGCCGGCTCCACCGGTTCGCTGGGCCTGGAGATTGTAAAACTTTTAAGAGAAAAGAATATAAACGTAAGAGCCCTGGTACTTTCAGAAAATGAAAGTTCTAAAGTAACACCTTATACAAATGATATATTTATTGGAGATGCATCTGGAGGTGCAGAGGAAATAAAAGGTCTTACCAGTGGTGTCACCACAGTGATCTCTGCCCTGGGAAAAAGTGTAAGCCTCTTTACCCCCTCTGAAGATTCCTTCTTTGAAACCGATTACCTTGCAAATAAAACAATACTTGAAGATGCGGTTAAGAACGGCGTGAAACGTTTTGTGTATGTATCTATTAAAGGGGCCGATGTTGAAAAAGATTACAGCATTGCCAAAGCCCATAAAATGTTTGAAAATGAATTACGGGCTTCGGGACTTGATTATACCATCCTGAGACCGGTGGGATTCTTCTCCGGTTTAAATGACCTTGCCATTCTTGCAAAACGCAAAGTCATCCCGGTCATTGGTGACGGTACCGCAAAAACAAACAGTATACACCATAAAGATCTTGCTAAAGTTGTGGTTTCCTATAGGGAAAACGGTTCTGATATCATTGAAGTTGGAGGCCCTAACATTTATACAAGAATGGAAATGGCTAAAATGATAGAAAATAAGATAGGGGGACAAATTATTAAAATACCCACCCCAATGGCAAAAATAGGAGCTGCACTTCCTAAGATCTTCAGCGAGGGAATGCACGATAAGCTGGACTATTTCACATTTATAACCACCAATGATATGATTGGCGAACAGAACGGTAGTATAAGTTTTGAAGAATACCTCGCCGGGCTGGATCTAAATGAATTACCCTAA
- a CDS encoding SRPBCC family protein, with translation MTTYYKQAEIKASMKKLVDSYLEDCKKCEELSPDFIDLIKYNFLAKFVCYNKSTQTIEIGIEQNSKEDDFYPQILVYKYKLNSNKKWLDRSFKDGINDMAFYGKLLNKSKMNQEAEVVLI, from the coding sequence ATGACAACCTACTACAAGCAAGCCGAAATTAAAGCCTCCATGAAAAAACTGGTGGATAGTTATTTAGAAGATTGTAAGAAATGTGAGGAGCTTTCTCCGGATTTTATTGATCTTATCAAATATAATTTTCTGGCAAAGTTTGTGTGCTATAATAAATCTACCCAAACCATTGAAATTGGAATAGAACAAAATTCGAAAGAAGATGATTTCTATCCGCAAATATTGGTTTATAAATATAAGTTGAATTCCAATAAAAAGTGGCTCGACCGTTCTTTTAAAGACGGAATAAACGATATGGCATTTTATGGAAAATTGCTGAATAAAAGTAAAATGAACCAGGAAGCAGAAGTGGTTCTTATTTAA
- a CDS encoding phytoene desaturase family protein: MLKIQGLDFPDLYRSRLGSYKYGAGVFKMDWALSQPIPFTSEKCRRAGTVHIGFTEDEIEQSEEQIHNKKMTDTPYVLVAQHSNFDDSRAPEGKYTAWAYIHVPNGSIKDFTTIVENQIERAAPGFKNCILDRSTMNTVQLEAWNPNLVGGDINGGKQDITQLFTRPIVSISPYSTPDERVYICSSSTPPGGGVHGMCGYNAARKVLKDHFQDFSH, from the coding sequence TTGCTTAAGATCCAGGGATTGGACTTTCCGGATCTTTACAGATCGCGTTTGGGCTCTTATAAATATGGGGCAGGAGTTTTTAAAATGGATTGGGCCCTTTCTCAACCCATACCCTTTACGAGTGAAAAATGCCGCAGGGCAGGTACTGTTCATATTGGTTTCACTGAAGATGAAATTGAACAATCTGAAGAACAGATACATAACAAGAAAATGACCGATACGCCGTATGTATTAGTAGCGCAACACAGCAATTTTGATGATTCCCGGGCTCCGGAAGGAAAATATACCGCCTGGGCATATATTCATGTACCCAACGGCAGTATCAAGGATTTTACCACTATAGTTGAAAACCAAATAGAGCGGGCCGCGCCCGGGTTTAAAAATTGCATTCTCGATAGATCAACTATGAATACGGTTCAATTAGAAGCCTGGAATCCCAATCTTGTAGGCGGGGATATTAACGGGGGCAAACAAGATATCACCCAGCTGTTTACAAGGCCAATTGTAAGCATCTCACCTTATTCCACTCCAGATGAACGCGTATACATTTGTTCCTCCTCTACCCCACCCGGTGGCGGGGTTCACGGAATGTGTGGTTACAATGCTGCAAGAAAAGTTTTAAAAGACCATTTTCAAGATTTCAGCCATTAA